From one Rosa rugosa chromosome 4, drRosRugo1.1, whole genome shotgun sequence genomic stretch:
- the LOC133707341 gene encoding protein DEHYDRATION-INDUCED 19 homolog 5-like, with protein sequence MDVDSWASRVHAAKSLSAVHAARMHYDNHFALDDSEGDDDAKSCFLCPFCYVDIEVPMLCNHLEEEHCFDFKNAVCPLCAANLGKDVIGHLMVQHASSFKHRRKSQKSGPWTGSSAMKALLKNGRAYAHESAPDPLLSPFICNVSFSDPNGIPQDVCSDINAPIISDMKSTEPSLPDEGCEKDNAERRQRATFVQQLIASTIFSDL encoded by the exons ATGGACGTTGACTCGTGGGCCTCCAGAGTTCATGCTGCTAAGAGCCTCTCTGCTGTTCATGCTGCACGGATGCACTATG ATAATCATTTTGCCTTGGACGATTCTGAAGGAGATGATGATGCAAAGTCTTGTTTTCTATGCCCTTTTTGTTATGTGGACATTGAGGTCCCTATGCTCTGCAACCACTTGGAGGAAGAACACTGCTTTGACTTCAAAAATGCA GTTTGTCCTTTATGTGCAGCAAATCTAGGGAAGGATGTCATCGGACATTTAATGGTGCAGCACGCAAGCTCCTTCAAG CACAggagaaaatctcaaaaatccGGTCCCTGGACTGGTAGTTCAGCAATGAAAGCGCTGCTGAAGAATGGAAGGGCATATGCACATGAATCTGCACCTGATCCTCTCCTCTCACCTTTTATCTGCAATGTATCATTTTCAGACCCTAATGGTATTCCGCAAGATGTTTGTTCTGATATCAATGCCCCTATTATTTCCGATATGAAAAG CACTGAGCCATCTTTGCCAGATGAAGGTTGTGAAAAGGATAATGCAGAGAGAAGGCAGAGGGCAACATTTGTGCAGCAGTTGATTGCATCAACCATATTCTCAGATCTATGA
- the LOC133707340 gene encoding elongation factor Tu, chloroplastic, whose protein sequence is MAISTAAAASSKLTYPYASSPSSTPSSFSIRPTSKLTHLSSSFLNPSTILHLTPSSTTRHHHPTRRSFTVKAARGKFERKKPHVNIGTIGHVDHGKTTLTAALTMALASMGNSVVKKYDEIDAAPEERARGITINTATVEYETESRHYAHVDCPGHADYVKNMITGAAQMDGAILVCSGADGPMPQTKEHILLAKQVGVPNMVVFLNKQDQVDDEELLELVELEVRELLSSYEFPGDDVPIISGSALLALEALMADPAIKRGDNKWVDKIYELMDSVDSYIPIPQRQTELPFLMAIEDVFSITGRGTVATGRVERGTIKTGDTVDIVGLKDTRSTTVTGVEMFQKILDEALAGDNVGLLLRGIQKIDIQRGMVLAKPGTITPHTKFEAIVYVLKKEEGGRHSPFFSGYRPQFYMRTTDVTGRVTQIMNDKDEESKMVMPGDRVKIIVELIVPVACESGMRFAIREGGKTVGAGVIGAILE, encoded by the coding sequence ATGGCAATctcaacagcagcagcagcttccTCAAAGCTCACATACCCTTATGCCTCCTCACCTTCTTCAACcccttcttctttctcaattAGACCCACTTCCAAGCTCACCCACCTCTCCTCTTCCTTCCTAAACCCCTCCACCATCCTCCACCTCACTCCCTCCTCCACCACGCGCCACCACCACCCCACGCGCCGCTCCTTCACCGTCAAGGCCGCGCGTGGCAAGTTCGAGCGCAAGAAGCCCCACGTCAACATCGGCACCATCGGCCACGTCGACCACGGCAAGACCACCCTCACCGCCGCCCTCACCATGGCCCTCGCCTCCATGGGCAACAGCGTCGTCAAGAAGTACGACGAAATCGACGCCGCGCCGGAGGAGCGCGCTCGCGGAATCACCATCAACACCGCCACCGTCGAGTACGAGACCGAGAGCCGGCACTACGCCCACGTCGACTGCCCCGGCCACGCCGACTACGTCAAGAACATGATCACCGGAGCCGCCCAGATGGACGGCGCCATCCTCGTCTGCTCCGGCGCCGACGGCCCAATGCCGCAGACCAAAGAGCACATCTTGCTCGCCAAGCAAGTCGGCGTGCCCAACATGGTGGTCTTCCTCAACAAACAGGACCAGGTCGACGACGAGGAGCTTCTCGAGCTCGTCGAATTGGAGGTGCGTGAGTTGCTTTCTTCATATGAGTTTCCCGGTGATGATGTGCCCATCATTTCCGGTTCGGCTTTGTTAGCACTAGAGGCCTTAATGGCTGACCCTGCTATTAAGCGTGGTGATAATAAATGGGTAGATAAGATTTATGAGCTTATGGATTCTGTTGATAGCTACATACCTATTCCGCAACGGCAGACTGAGCTGCCGTTTTTGATGGCCATTGAAGATGTGTTTTCCATCACTGGCCGTGGGACTGTGGCCACCGGCCGTGTCGAGAGGGGGACCATTAAGACTGGGGATACAGTCGACATTGTTGGGTTGAAGGATACGAGAAGCACCACTGTTACTGGTGTGGAGATGTTTCAGAAGATTCTCGATGAGGCTCTGGCCGGTGACAACGTGGGGTTGTTGCTTAGGGGTATTCAGAAGATTGATATTCAGAGAGGGATGGTGTTGGCTAAGCCGGGGACTATTACCCCGCATACTAAGTTTGAGGCGATTGTCTATGTGTTGAAGAAGGAAGAGGGTGGTAGGCATTCCCCCTTTTTCTCGGGTTATAGGCCACAGTTTTACATGAGGACTACTGATGTCACCGGTAGAGTGACTCAGATTATGAATGATAAGGATGAGGAGTCCAAGATGGTTATGCCTGGTGATCGTGTCAAGATTATTGTCGAATTGATTGTGCCTGTGGCTTGTGAGTCCGGAATGAGGTTTGCTATCAGAGAAGGAGGGAAGACTGTTGGAGCAGGTGTTATTGGAGCCATACTTGAGTGA
- the LOC133743256 gene encoding probable serine/threonine-protein kinase WNK3 — protein sequence MPQDLPSDQETDDAEAEFVEIDPSGRYGRYKEVLGKGAFKKVYRAFDELEGIEVAWNQVKVADLLRNSEDLERLYSEVHLLKTLKHKNIIKFYNSWVDTKHENINFITEIFTSGNLRQYRRKHKHVDLRALKKWSRQILEGLLYLHRHDPPVIHRDLKCDNIFVNGNQGEVKIGDLGLAAILRQARSAHSVIGTPEFMAPELYEEEYNELVDIYAFGMCLLELVTFEYPYVECTNAAQIFKKVTSGIKPASLSKVTDPGVKAFIEKCIVKVSDRLPAEALLMDPFLQSDGDRESIPHSLQPRAHYPEGTSDQNVGVDSEMSRDFTVQGQRKDDTIFLKLRIADSTGHFRNIHFPFDIGEDTAIAVASEMVQELDLTDQDVSTIAELIDSEIQSHIPDWISGDNLDVDVSTSNSPVSDFKEDASSPISEISNLAFERLPSGRKYWSDSPKAGNGNSPVKHGYSNLQSPAGSDNTRGTDDNDKSPGSQEKSPRNEDDPNGAENSGSLNGDSLDASIDLHNRNGAHLFEPEEVKIIVEKLEKLLVQQQKELDELKRKHDSEISDVLHELPPAFCQKVLDNCKLKISDSRMHHEAHC from the exons ATGCCTCAGGATTTGCCGTCGGACCAGGAAACGGACGATGCCGAAGCTGAGTTCGTTGAAATTGATCCCTCTGGTCGTTACGGACGG TATAAAGAGGTTTTAGGCAAAGGGGCTTTCAAGAAAGT ATATAGAGCGTTTGATGAATTGGAAGGAATTGAAGTAGCTTGGAACCAAGTTAAGGTGGCAGATCTATTGCGCAACTCTGAAGATTTGGAGCGCCTTTATTCGGAAGTTCATTTGCTCAAGACTTTGAAGCACAAGAACATTATTAAGTTTTACAACTCTTGGGTTGATACCAAGCATGAAAATATCAACTTCATTACAGAGATTTTCACTTCGGGAAACTTGAGGCA ATACCGGAGGAAACATAAGCACGTTGATTTGAGGGCACTAAAAAAGTGGTCTAGGCAGATCTTAGAAGGCCTTCTGTATCTTCACCGGCATGACCCCCCAGTTATTCACCGAGATTTGAAGTGTGACAACATTTTTGTCAATGGGAACCAGGGTGAGGTGAAAATTGGTGACTTAGGACTGGCTGCTATTCTTCGCCAGGCTCGTTCAGCTCACAGTGTTATCG GTACTCCTGAGTTTATGGCGCCAGAGCTTTATGAAGAGGAATATAATGAGCTTGTTGACATTTATGCCTTTGGCATGTGCTTATTAGAGTTGGTGACCTTTGAGTATCCTTATGTTGAGTGTACTAATGCTGCTCAGATATTCAAGAAAGTGACATCA GGAATAAAGCCAGCATCATTGTCAAAAGTGACAGATCCCGGAGTAAAAGCATTTATAGAAAAATGCATTGTGAAAGTATCTGATCGTTTGCCTGCTGAGGCACTTTTGATGGATCCTTTTCTTCAGTCAGATGGGGATCGTGAAAGTATACCTCATTCTCTTCAACCCAGAGCTCATTATCCAG AAGGCACTTCTGATCAGAATGTTGGTGTGGATTCTGAAATGAGTAGAGACTTCACGGTACAAGGCCAGAGGAAAGACGACACAATATTTCTGAAACTACGAATAGCAGATTCTACAG GTCATTTTCGAAATATCCACTTTCCATTTGATATTGGTGAAGACACTGCAATTGCTGTTGCTAGTGAAATGGTTCAAGAGTTGGATCTGACAGATCAAGATGTTTCAACAATTGCTGAACTTATTgactctgagattcaatcccaCATTCCAGATTGGATTTCTGGAGATAATCTTGATGTTGATGTGTCAACTTCTAATAGCCCAGTTTCTGACTTTAAGGAGGATGCTTCTTCCCCGATAAGTGAGATCAGTAATCTAGCATTCGAAAGATTGCCTTCAGGCCGCAAGTATTGGTCCGACTCTCCCAAGGCAGGTAATGGAAACTCTCCAGTGAAGCATGGTTATTCCAACTTGCAGTCTCCAGCGGGATCAGACAATACAAGAGGCACCGATGACAATGATAAATCTCCTGGTAGTCAAGAAAAATCTCCTCGAAACGAAGACGATCCAAATGGTGCAGAAAACTCTGGTTCACTGAATGGCGATAGTCTTGATGCTTCTATTGATCTACATAATAGAAATGGAGCTCATTTATTTGAACCAGAAGAAGTCAAGATCATTGTTGAGAAACTTGAGAAGCTATTGGTGCAACAGCAAAAGGAGCTAGATGAACTCAAAAGGAAGCATGACTCAGAGATATCAGATGTCTTGCATGAACTACCTCCAGCTTTCTGTCAAAAGGTTTTAGATAATTGTAAGTTAAAGATTTCAGACTCTAGAATGCACCATGAGGCACACTGCTAA